From Clostridia bacterium, the proteins below share one genomic window:
- a CDS encoding DUF1385 domain-containing protein, producing the protein MAKKNKVCYANVGGQALIEGVMMRSPEKTVMAVRQSDGHVVIEDVPLKKRGKVFKFFSKVPFIRGILGFPTSIALGYKSLMRSAELSGLEDIEESEEPGRFEKWLNKISGGNIMKLISGISVFLSIIICIAVFILLPGFLAKQLGLLFFGSKDYPHFDTYVTIIHALLKIIIFIGYLALCAVMKDVRRTLMYHGAEHKSIHCLESGQELTVENVRKCSRFHPRCSTSFLFVMLVFSIAFFVMMQLVFPHIVNWDNLLLRYLINIACVPLIMGVGFEIIKFLGRYNNWLTKILAAPGLSMQFFTTKNPDDAQIEVAIASLCAALGREVPNFDRCEAKSEEAEEGTEDKVAEAVENAGTADAAGAAETAESAAEIANEAAAEAAAAEEREDA; encoded by the coding sequence ATGGCAAAGAAAAACAAAGTGTGCTATGCGAACGTGGGAGGTCAGGCGCTCATCGAGGGCGTCATGATGCGTTCGCCCGAAAAAACCGTTATGGCGGTCCGTCAGTCCGACGGTCACGTCGTTATAGAGGACGTGCCGCTGAAAAAGCGCGGTAAGGTATTCAAGTTCTTCTCGAAGGTGCCGTTCATCAGAGGCATCCTCGGCTTCCCCACCTCCATCGCGCTCGGATACAAGTCGCTGATGCGCTCCGCGGAGCTGAGCGGACTCGAGGATATCGAGGAGAGCGAAGAGCCGGGCAGGTTCGAAAAGTGGCTCAACAAGATCTCCGGCGGCAATATCATGAAACTCATCAGCGGTATCAGCGTATTTTTGAGCATTATCATATGCATCGCTGTCTTCATCCTGCTGCCCGGATTCCTCGCCAAGCAGCTCGGCCTGCTTTTCTTCGGCAGCAAGGACTACCCGCATTTCGACACCTACGTCACTATAATCCACGCGCTGCTGAAGATAATCATTTTCATCGGCTATCTCGCGCTTTGCGCGGTAATGAAGGACGTGCGCCGCACGCTCATGTATCACGGCGCGGAACACAAGAGCATCCACTGCCTCGAATCGGGGCAGGAGCTGACCGTCGAGAACGTCAGGAAATGCTCGCGTTTCCACCCCCGCTGCTCAACGTCGTTCCTGTTCGTCATGCTGGTTTTCAGCATCGCGTTCTTTGTGATGATGCAGCTGGTCTTCCCGCACATCGTCAACTGGGACAACCTCCTGCTCCGCTATCTTATAAACATCGCCTGCGTGCCGCTTATCATGGGCGTCGGCTTTGAAATAATCAAGTTCCTCGGCCGTTACAACAACTGGCTGACGAAGATCCTCGCCGCGCCCGGACTTTCGATGCAGTTCTTCACGACGAAGAATCCCGACGACGCGCAGATTGAGGTCGCTATCGCCTCCCTGTGCGCCGCGCTCGGCAGAGAGGTGCCGAACTTTGACCGCTGCGAAGCAAAGAGCGAAGAAGCTGAAGAAGGCACCGAAGACAAGGTTGCCGAAGCGGTCGAAAACGCCGGAACCGCCGACGCCGCAGGCGCGGCGGAAACCGCGGAATCGGCAGCGGAAATCGCGAATGAAGCTGCCGCCGAAGCGGCCGCCGCGGAGGAGCGCGAAGATGCCTGA